The following are encoded in a window of Peromyscus leucopus breed LL Stock chromosome X, UCI_PerLeu_2.1, whole genome shotgun sequence genomic DNA:
- the Klhl13 gene encoding kelch-like protein 13 isoform X6 has product MDHLHRGELVSAILRNRSLVDEDDQHMKLCLASSEMGLSSHLQSCKAGNTRIFTSNTHSSVVLQGFDQLRHEGLLCDVTLMPGDTDDAYPVHRVMMASASDYFKAMFTGGMKEQELMCIKLHGVSRVGLRKIIDFIYTSKLSLNMDNLQDTLEAASFLQILPVLDFCKVFLISGVNLDNCVEVGRIANTYHLTEVDKYVNTFVLRNFSALITTGEFLKLPFERLAFVLSSNSLKRCTELELFKATCRWLRLEEPRMDFAAKLMKNIRFPLMTPQELINFVQTVDFMRTDNTCVNLLLEASNYQMMPFMQPVMQSDRTAIRSDTTHLVTLGGVLRQQLVVSKELRMYDEKTHEWKSLAPMEAPRYQHGIAVIGNFLYVVGGQSNYDTKGKTAVDTVFRFDPRYNKWIQVAPLNEKRTFFHLSALKGYLYAVGGRNAAGELPTVECYNPRTNEWTYVAKMNEPHYGHAGTVYGGVMYISGGITHDTFQKELMCFDPDTDKWTQKAPMTTVRGLHCMCTVGDRLYVIGGNHFRGTSDYDDVLSCEYYSPIHDQWTPIASMLRGQSDVGVAVFENKIFVVGGYSWNNRCMVEIVQKYDPEKDEWHKVFDLPESLGGIRACTLTVFPPEETTPSPSRESPLSGP; this is encoded by the exons GGCTTTGACCAGCTTCGGCATGAAGGACTGCTTTGTGATGTGACTCTGATGCCCGGTGATACAGATGATGCCTACCCTGTGCACAGGGTCATGATGGCATCTGCTAGTGACTACTTCAAAGCTATGTTCACAG GTGGCATGAAAGAACAAGAGTTAATGTGCATTAAGCTTCATGGCGTGAGCAGAGTAGGTCTAAGGAAAATTATTGATTTCATCTATACTTCGAAACTGTCTCTCAACATGGACAACCTTCAAGACACTCTGGAAGCTGCCAGCTTTCTGCAGATTCTACCGGTTTTGGACTTCTGTAAAGTGTTTCTCATATCAGGG GTTAATTTGGATAACTGTGTTGAAGTTGGACGAATTGCCAACACTTACCACCTTACAGAAGTGGATAAATACGTCAACACCTTCGTCTTAAGAAATTTTTCTGCATTGATAACCACTGGGGAGTTCCTGAAACTCCCTTTTGAGCGTCTTGCCTTCGTACTTTCCAGTAACAGCCTTAAGCGCTGCACCGAATTAGAGCTCTTCAAAGCTACCTGTCGCTGGCTTCGCCTGGAAGAGCCAAGGATGGACTTTGCTGCAAAATTAATGAAGAACATACGATTCCCGCTGATGACACCACAGGAGCTCATTAATTTCGTGCAAACGGTAGATTTCATGAGAACTGACAATACTTGTGTCAATTTGCTTCTGGAAGCCAGCAATTACCAAATGATGCCGTTTATGCAGCCAGTTATGCAGTCAGACAGGACTGCCATTCGGTCTGACACCACTCACTTGGTTACACTCGGCGGAGTCCTGAGGCAGCAGCTGGTTGTCAGTAAAGAATTGCGCATGTATGATGAAAAGACCCATGAGTGGAAATCTCTAGCCCCCATGGAAGCCCCAAGATACCAGCATGGCATTGCTGTCATCGGAAATTTTCTTTATGTCGTTGGTGGGCAAAGCAATTATGACACAAAAGGAAAAACGGCTGTTGATACAGTATTTAGATTTGATCCTCGATACAACAAGTGGATACAAGTTGCACCTTTAAATGAAAAGCGCACCTTCTTCCACCTAAGTGCCCTCAAAGGATATCTGTATGCAGTCGGTGGGCGCAATGCTGCTGGAGAATTGC ctacaGTAGAATGTTACAATCCGAGAACAAATGAATGGACCTACGTTGCCAAAATGAATGAGCCTCACTATGGCCATGCTGGAACTGTGTATGGTGGAGTAATGTACATTTCAG GAGGAATTACCCATGACACTTTCCAAAAGGAACTCATGTGCTTTGACCCTGATACTGACAAATGGACCCAGAAGGCACCAATGACCACTGTTCGAGGCCTACACTGCATGTGTACAGTGGGAGACAGGCTCTATGTCATTGGTGGCAACCATTTCCGGGGAACCAGTGATTATGATGATGTCCTAAGCTGTGAATACTATTCACCTATCCATGACCAGTGGACCCCAATTGCTTCCATGTTAAGAGGGCAGAGTGATGTTGGGGTCGCTGTCTTTGAGAATAAGATCTTTGTGGTTGGTGGCTATTCATGGAATAATCGCTGTATGGTTGAGATAGTGCAGAAATATGATCCAGAGAAGGATGAATGGCATAAGGTCTTTGATCTGCCAGAGTCCCTTGGTGGCATTCGAGCTTGTACGCTTACAGTTTTCCCACCTGAAGAAACCACACCATCACCTTCTAGAGAGTCCCCTCTTTCTGGTCCCTGA